CCGATGGTGCCCGGCGCGATGGTGCCCGCAACGCTATTGACGAAGGGCGCGGCGATCGTGCCCGTGCCCTGCAGCAAGCCGCCGAGCACCGTGTAATCGCCCACCGAGTTGAGGCGGCCGTTGACGGTCATCGTGCCGCCTGCCTGCGTGATGTCGATCAGCGAGGTCAGGGTTCCGTTGCTGGCGATGCCCAGCCCGGCAGGGCCGCGCAGCGTCAGCCGGTCGATCGTCACGTTGCTACTCAGAGTGGTGAGACCACTGTTGCTCAGCGTCACGTCGAAGTAGCGCGGCAGCACGCCCTGCAAGCGGTTACCCGCGGTGTTGTTGGGAACGAAGCCGGTCGCACCCGGTAAACCATTGGCAATGGTCGCTGCCGGGAGCACCGAGACGGCGCCCACATTCTGCGCTGTATCGGTCGATATCGATCCATCGGCGTTGATCATCGCCGAGCCGAGGTTGTTGCTGTTCTGCGTGCCGCTACCCACGGACCCATTGAGGGTCGCTTCGCCCGAGCTGCCGATCCCGCCCGGTGTGGGCACGATGGTGTTGGTGCGAAGATCAAGACAGTTGTTCAACCCGATGGCACCGGCCACGGCGCCCTGTGTGCAAATCTGGCCGAACTGGCCCGAAGTGCCCAGGTTCTGCTCGCCAGGGGCGGCCGGGACACCGTTCACAAGTTGCCCGTTGGGGCCGATGATGAAGTAATTCGGATCCTGCAAAGAAACCCACCGCGAGGCATCTTCCCAATTGCCGTTACCGGCCGCCGCGCCGACATAGCGGTAGGGGTTGTTCTGCGCGATCCAGTCCCAGTAGAGATAGAGCGGCTGGTAGAACGAGGCGGTTCCGTACGACGAAGTAGGCGTCTGGGGGAAGAAGCGTGAGCCACCGGACAATACACCGATCACCACCTGCTGGGCAAAGGTGCGGTCAAGGATCAGCGGACCACCCGAATCCCCGCCCGCCGTGATGCCTTCATTCGGCAGCGCGTTGTCGCGAAACAGGTTGAAGTCGAAGGGCGTCGCCGCCGTCGTGCCGCGACGCGGATCGTCGAAGTCGGTCCAGTAAAGGTTTTGCGGCCGGTTGACGCTGAAACCTCCGAAAATGGCCGTGTCGCGGACGTTCAACGAAGTGAGTGCACCCAGCCAGTTTTCCGCAATCCGGCGGCGAAAATCGACTGCTCCCGTATCGCCCGTCGTGCCGATCCCATTGCGGCCATATCCGGCAATCGTGACATGATAGCCGGTGCCGTTGGCTGCCGTGATCTGTGTCGGCGGCGTAAGTGCCGAAAGCAGAAGCGCCCAGGTCGGGACATTGCGTGCGGGCGTGTCGAGCGAGGCGATCGCTACGTCGCCGAAGAGGAAGCCCGGCCCACCCGGCGTGGCCGCCGCCGCGGGGTCGAGCGAGAGCGGGTTATAGACCAGCCCGTTGACGGAGTAGAAGAACTCGTTTGTGCTGGTGGTGAAGGCCGCGCGGTTCTGCGCCGTGGAGCCGAACAGCCAGTTGAGCAGCGGCGATGTGCCCGCCGGCTGGCCCGGCTGGGTCGTGTTGTTGGCGGTGTTAAAGCCGAAGCTGATCGCAAGCCCACCCGACTCTGCGCCGTAGGCGGTGGCGGGGCGACTGTTCACACAGTGCGCCGCAAACAGCACGGTGCGCGGATTGATGAGCGAGCCGGTGCACAGTCCGAGTCCAAAGCCGCCTTGGCCGTTGGGAACCGCGACGATCATCTGGCCTATGCCGGTGATATTGGCCGGATCGCGCGCGGTGGTGGGCGTGCCGGGCTGCGAGATGACGACCTGGGGCTCCTCGATCGTTTCCTGTCCGACATAGCTCTCGAATGTGACTCCGATGGCCGGGCCCGAGGCGTGGGCCACGTTTTCGACCTGATTGGGATCGAGCACGAGTCCGCCATGGGGCGCATCTTCCAAGCCATCGATACTGAGGCGCGGCGGCGAATTGACAGCCAAGGTTGACTGCGCGCTGGCAGCTCCTGCACCCAGCATCAGACCTGCCAATGCCACGCCAGTCATCAATGCCGGACGACCCCGGCGATCACGCTTGTTCATAATTTTCCCCGCAATTGCGACCTGAACCAAATGCCCGCGACACAGCGCGGTCGGTCGCACACTAACCTGCGGAACACGCAAGGCAATCGGGAAAGAATATTTCGCTCATGCGTGTCATTGATGCATCAGATTGGAGCAGATGGCGGTCTGCAATATTCGATTACTTCAACAGTTCGCAGATACAGGCGTATCATCGCATCGCGAGAAGCACCGTGTAGCCCACGTAAAGCGCGACCAGCAGAGCGCCTTCAAGCCGCGACAAACGCCACCCGCTCCGCAATTGCACGATCAAAAGCGCGGTGACGCCGAGCATAACCCAGATGTCGAACCCTGCGATTTCGGCCGGAACCTCGATCGGCTTGATGATCGACGTGATGCCCAGAATTCCGAGGATGTTGTAGATGTTCGAGCCGACAATGTTCCCCAGCGCGACATCCTCATGCTTGCGCAATACCGCGACGATGCAGGCGATCAGTTCGGGCAGCGATGTGCCGACAGCGACGACCGTAAGGCCGATCACGCTTTCCGACACGCCCGCCGCGCTGGCCAGAACGACTGCGCCGTCAACCAGCCAGCCTGCCCCGAAGATTGCGGCGACGAGGCCGGCGACAATCATGCCCGCCAACACCGCCGGGCCGGTCCCCGGCGGAACGGGGCGATCGGCTGCCTCTGCCTCATGTCGCGCGGCTTCGGGGCAAGGTGCGGCGCTTTCGGACTTGTAGGCCCACCACACGTAACCGACGAGGCACGCCAGCAGCACGACGCCGGTGGCCAGGCCGAGAACGCCGAGCAATACTGCCCCGACACACAGCAAGGCCGAACCGCCCAACGCAATCGAATCCCGTGTGAAGGAGGCCGGATTGACGTTGAGCGGCAGGATTACTGCCGATAGGCCAAGAATGAACAGGATGTTGGCGATGTTCGATCCCACGACATTGCCGATCGCGATTCCCGGAGATCCTTCCAGCGCGGCCTGCACGCTTGTCGCCAATTCGGGAGTCGAGGTGCCGAACCCGACGATCGTAAGACCTGCGAGCAGTGGCGAAATGCCAAGCCGCGCCGCCATGCCGACCGCCCCGCGAACGAGCAATTCGCCGCCAATGGCAAGCAGGACGAGGCCCCCGGCGATGAGCAGGATCGATTCGGTCATGGGTTCTCCATCAATGCGGCACGCAGCCTCTAACCAGAGGAGGGCGGGCAGTAAATGAAGCGTGCGGCGCAGTGCTGCTGATGAACACGAAAAAGGGGCGGGAAGATTGCTCTTCCCGCCCCCGATCCTTTAGCCCTGCGGCCAGATTACATCGAGTAATACATGTCGAACTCGACCGGGCAGGGGGTCGTTTCGGTGCGGATTACCTCTTCCCACTTCAGCTCGGCATAGGCTTCGATCTGGTCCTTGGTGAACACGTCACCCTTCAGCAGGAACTCGTAATCAGCCGCGAGGCTGTCGAGCGCTTCACGCAA
This DNA window, taken from Porphyrobacter sp. ULC335, encodes the following:
- a CDS encoding calcium/sodium antiporter → MTESILLIAGGLVLLAIGGELLVRGAVGMAARLGISPLLAGLTIVGFGTSTPELATSVQAALEGSPGIAIGNVVGSNIANILFILGLSAVILPLNVNPASFTRDSIALGGSALLCVGAVLLGVLGLATGVVLLACLVGYVWWAYKSESAAPCPEAARHEAEAADRPVPPGTGPAVLAGMIVAGLVAAIFGAGWLVDGAVVLASAAGVSESVIGLTVVAVGTSLPELIACIVAVLRKHEDVALGNIVGSNIYNILGILGITSIIKPIEVPAEIAGFDIWVMLGVTALLIVQLRSGWRLSRLEGALLVALYVGYTVLLAMR
- a CDS encoding autotransporter domain-containing protein — its product is MNKRDRRGRPALMTGVALAGLMLGAGAASAQSTLAVNSPPRLSIDGLEDAPHGGLVLDPNQVENVAHASGPAIGVTFESYVGQETIEEPQVVISQPGTPTTARDPANITGIGQMIVAVPNGQGGFGLGLCTGSLINPRTVLFAAHCVNSRPATAYGAESGGLAISFGFNTANNTTQPGQPAGTSPLLNWLFGSTAQNRAAFTTSTNEFFYSVNGLVYNPLSLDPAAAATPGGPGFLFGDVAIASLDTPARNVPTWALLLSALTPPTQITAANGTGYHVTIAGYGRNGIGTTGDTGAVDFRRRIAENWLGALTSLNVRDTAIFGGFSVNRPQNLYWTDFDDPRRGTTAATPFDFNLFRDNALPNEGITAGGDSGGPLILDRTFAQQVVIGVLSGGSRFFPQTPTSSYGTASFYQPLYLYWDWIAQNNPYRYVGAAAGNGNWEDASRWVSLQDPNYFIIGPNGQLVNGVPAAPGEQNLGTSGQFGQICTQGAVAGAIGLNNCLDLRTNTIVPTPGGIGSSGEATLNGSVGSGTQNSNNLGSAMINADGSISTDTAQNVGAVSVLPAATIANGLPGATGFVPNNTAGNRLQGVLPRYFDVTLSNSGLTTLSSNVTIDRLTLRGPAGLGIASNGTLTSLIDITQAGGTMTVNGRLNSVGDYTVLGGLLQGTGTIAAPFVNSVAGTIAPGTIGTTGTLSINGNLVLASGTQYLIDVAGTTSDRIAVTGLANIGGQVVLGNGVTGQVNGLGRQFTILTSTGGVTGTFTAQNLSALLSQRFTYQTNAVLMEIRAASYSTVIDPTNPVQAAYAQLLDQNRSNAALASLYGLDFASVDSIRSTFTGLAPVNEQAVRSIAGQTVNLLQNFNDARLREADKDKAGGKIAITGRPLELAQMSLAPALQPMGGALMGLQDGETEVTEANLPENVAIFLAGGFINGDTGDLPGFTSQREMEGYSISGGIEFYPGENTMLGLSGYFNSIEAGTALGQQVDSETYAASLYMRHKFAGGPVIDGQFSMGSMGFDTQRQVQILGGTQTLESSSDDLLVSGALGISYDLESSIGTISPGIEARYASVDLARLRESGGTVALAIDRESFKSTQARFGFDYEKQGKMLAVNATAQLVWEFEDGPQLLGANFVQGTGPNANFVLETADHTWGELGINATFGTGPVQMTAGIDTTIGRDNADAQVVRVGANWRF